A stretch of the Lolium perenne isolate Kyuss_39 chromosome 3, Kyuss_2.0, whole genome shotgun sequence genome encodes the following:
- the LOC139838135 gene encoding uncharacterized protein, whose product MPTSFASDRDGDDGAAPVFPADKVTIRELGCFTADKNLPKMGIDVMRWRGRGPIHGFIRGILDTRSPTSDEDAALGALPPTFGGGDTDLARSRDLHREEKPLTFVDIDRARALNSTVGNSIFVQKSSATSALDISGEHAIGASSSLATASTELENLRSPYQELETKLKEAELKREQAEKQLAEKNSEHIREKGELELKKNADSETIRKQQKELNGLRKFMETAEQHWDLLNENILEPLGYPEQRRNLFPRDDLLQLAGDDCKDLISASRKICHNLNIKRSRTCDVRKLIGKMDVLPELVTDLQASSARGAAAMALTMCLAHTPGLDLDEVTTGVPPDADVGELLDAVSGYDTRIARRIRHEEFYDKVVLAADEPLEAELLKDLDAQARPAESGAEFTWTSSKDAPQEEPKTSTAASEEKESEEDVSSPAEGAKEQDPEDKTSPAKGE is encoded by the exons ATGCCAACTTCCTTCGCCTCCGATCGCGATGGAGACGACGGTGCCGCCCCTGTCTTCCCCGCGGACAAAGTCACCATCCGGGAATTGGGCTGTTTCACCGCCGACAAGAACTTGCCGAAGATGGGCATCGACGTGATGCGATGGCGAGGAAGAGGCCCCATCCACGGGTTCATCCGTGGCATCCTGGACACTCGTAGCCCAACCAGCGACGAGGACGCCGCCCTAGGTGCGCTGCCGCCGACCTTCGGTGGTGGCGACACCGACCTTGCACGATCCAGAGATCTGCATAGAGAAGAAAAACCACTCACCTTTGTCGACATAGACCGAGCCCGTGCCCTAAACTCCACCGTCGGGAACTCAATTTTCGTCCAGAAGTCTTCTGCCACCTCCGCGCTCGACATCTCCGGCGAGCACGCGATCG gcgcatcctcctcccttgcaacagcttcgactgaacttgagaacctgcgctccccgtaccaagaattggagacgaagctaaaggaggcggaacttaagagggagcaggccgaaaagcagctggcggagaaaaactccgagcatatcagggagaagggcgagctggagctgaaaaagaatgctgacagcgagaccatcaggaagcagcaaaaagagctcaacggactccggaaatttatggagacagcggagcagcactgggacttgctcaatgagaacatcttgg agccgcttgggtacccggaacagcgccggaatttgttcccacgagacgatcttctgcaactcgcgggtgatgactgcaaggatctcatctccgcctcccgcaaaatATGCCATAACTTGAACATCAAAAGGAGCCGCACTTGTgacgtgcgcaagcttattggtaagatggacgttctgccggagctggtgactgatctacaagcatcttcagcccgaggcgcagctgcaatggccttgaccatgtgcctagcacatactccgggtcttgatcttgatgaagtgaccacgggcgttcctccggatgcggacgtcggcgagctgctggatgcagtgagcggctacgacacccgcatcgcgcgcaggatccggcacgaggaattctacgacaaggtcgtcctcGCTGCTGACGAGCCCTTAGAAGCGGAACTTTTGAAGGATCTCGACGCccaggcgcgacctgcggaatccggagccgagtttacctggaccagctccaaggatgcgccccaagaagaacccaagaccagcactgctgcttccgaagaaaaggaaagtgaagaagacgtatcttctccggccgaaggcgccaaggaacaagatccagaggacaagacttctccggctaagggggagtga